In a genomic window of Urocitellus parryii isolate mUroPar1 chromosome 11, mUroPar1.hap1, whole genome shotgun sequence:
- the LOC144249245 gene encoding interleukin-36 receptor antagonist protein-like, translating to MVLSGALCFRMKDSALKVLYLHNNQLLAGGLHPGKVIIGEEISVVPNRSLDASLSPVILGVQGGSQCLSCGTEKEPTLKLEPVNIMELYRSAKESKSFTFYRRDMGLTSSFESAAYPGWFLCTVPEADQPVRLTQIPEDAAWDTPWDAPITDFYFQPCD from the exons ATGGTCCTGAGCGGGGCACTGTGCTTCCG AATGAAGGACTCGGCCCTGAAGGTGCTCTATCTGCACAACAACCAGCTTCTGGCCGGAGGGCTGCACCCGGGGAAGGTCATTATAG GTGAGGAGATCAGTGTTGTCCCCAATCGGTCACTGGATGCCAGTCTGTCTCCAGTCatcctgggtgtccagggagggAGTCAGTGCCTGTCATGTGGGACAGAGAAGGAACCAACTCTGAAACTGGAG CCGGTGAACATCATGGAGCTCTACCGCAGTGCCAAGGAGTCCAAGAGCTTCACCTTCTACCGGAGGGACATGGGACTCACCTCCAGCTTCGAGTCGGCCGCCTACCCAGGCTGGTTCCTCTGCACAGTGCCCGAGGCTGACCAGCCTGTGAGGCTCACCCAGATCCCCGAGGACGCTGCCTGGGACACCCCCTGGGACGCCCCTATTACGGACTTCTACTTCCAGCCCTGTGATTAG